Within the Nicotiana tabacum cultivar K326 chromosome 11, ASM71507v2, whole genome shotgun sequence genome, the region TTATACGGTATCCATTTTGAGATCCAACTAATCTAGATTTTGAGACCCAACTAATCTAGATTCGCGTCAGTCCATTGTAGGGGTAAAATACTCCCGTCAAAAGGTAACTTCATTCCCAATGCTTGAACGTGAAAACTTCTGATTACGAATGAGGGGTGTTTACCATTCCATCACAACCTTCAGTGATCTTCTTATGCATAACATGGTTCCATTTTAATTAGTCAATTTTCTAGATTCCAAGAAACTTTTGCTCTTGTGTTCACAAGAGGAAAGGTATTCaagaaaagtagcaaagtctgtATCCTTGTAAAGTTTGGGATTGGATTCATTGATGAGATTTGGAGAGGGCTGAATCTTGCAGCTATAAGGCAGGCTGTGTAGTGAAGCAACTGAGATTCTTGATTTTGAAGAATTTACAAGAACCCTATGTAACACACTTTTATACCTCCCATTGCTAAATATCTGTTCatcaaatgaataaagaaaaaaaatgagatagTGATAATTTCTTGAAAAACACATAATTTGTAaccaaacaaaataataatatagtatcTCTATTTCATTCACCACGGTATATATTAGACGAACTATACATATATTTAGAGCATCAAGCTTGTAGCTTGTGATTCTTTTGTGTGTGTTTACAACtattaatttagcatttaatatATTCAATTGTGAACATCTTATATTCGTTTACTCTAGGATAAAGAAAGATCATAAAGCTAAAATTTTGTAGAAGGGAATTTCACCCTTAATAGTTTTGAAATTCTTTACAAATAAGTATGTAAGTATTTCAATTGGAAACATCGAAATTTAAAATTCTTTTGTAAAAACATCTCCATTATTTCTCATTTCCATTattcttatttccttttctttcaatccaaattttcttttttacttttcccCATTGATGTTGAATAATACTTCCTAGGTTTCAGATAGAATGAAGGAATTCGAAATGCGAGAGTCAAACATTTTAATTTTCTATCTCAATCGTCCAtcaacttcttcatcttcttaaatAAAATTTGACGTAACTAGTTTAAAATTACTatacataataaaaaaaaaacttaaaattatATGAAAAAATTATCTTTAAACAAAAATTTGTTCGACTTCCTAATATAGTAATAGTGTGGTATAAAATAAAACGAAAGTGGCCTCAAGGTCCCCGGCTTTGACAAGAAAGTTGTTTAACATCCAAATATAATAATAGTATCATATAAAACCCTGACTTTGACAATAAAGTTGTGCAACATCCTAATATCGTAATAGTATCATATAAAATGAAACGAAGCTGACCTCAAGATGGTCCCCAACATTGACAACAAAGGAGTTGAGAATGGGCTCAACAGTTAACCATTTTTCTTGATGTTGTATTTGTAAACCTTTCACTTCATCTTGGAGGAGAAGTGTGAGTAAGCCATAGTCAGAATGTGGTGGCATCCCAAGTGTTAAATCTGGCTCTGGACAACAAGGGTAGCAATTCAATACTAAGAGTTGGCTCCCATCCTCAAATTCTTTCAAACTTTCATTATTTTCCTTCAATATTCCCAAGCTTTCAAGAATTGCCCCTATTAGCAACTGGTACAACAACTTTGTTTGCTTGGCATAATTTGCAGCTGCCTCCCTATTAATCAATTAAAACATATATAGTATTAACTATTTTTGTCAGccataaaggaaaaaaaaggttCAAGATATATAGTATTAAAAAAAGCTTCACTTTGCTTAACATGTAATAACAAGGTAGTTACTAGTTTTATCATATTACAAACTTAGAGTTTAACTTCTATATGCTGATAGTGCAAAACAATATTATTCTATTAGGTCATGACCTAAAAGATACTTAATTATAGGTGTGTGTCCATAAAAGCAGCCAACCTGCTACAGTAAGTCAAAGTACAGTAATTAATATTAATGTAAACATTCTTTACTCCCTCAACTTGGAGTGGAGTTAGAATACAAAGTTATGTGCTGGCCAAATGCAGTAGTTTTTTTTCAAACTCCGTATTTGTCTTACAAAATCCATTGAATATGCACAAATTATTATCAATCCAGAACCCTAACTTAAATTGGCTAAGCTTCAAATTCCTGCTCGCCTCTGCTCTCAGCGTACATAAGTTAAATCCTACAAATTAATGGAGTGCTTATTATAGATATTGACTCATAATTATCTTTAAATGACCCGATAGTGTGATAAATTAAGTTTTTATACAATGGGTAggaacttaaaatttaaaaaaaataaaaactacacTGTAATTAAATAGTATTCGAGTTGACTTTGGAGATGATTAAGTAAGCTATCTATTGAAGTTAGTTATGGCATATTATAATG harbors:
- the LOC107804542 gene encoding putative 2-oxoglutarate-dependent dioxygenase SLC1 — its product is MCPAMNMTVEDTESRYQKGVRHLCENGITKIPRKYILPVSDRPVIVNKEEKIDENLNLPIIDFAQLLGPNRSQVLKSLAKACEEYGFFQLVNHGIPSKIIEHIIEVGKKFFELPFEERAKYMSTDMQAPVRLGTSFNQNKDGVFCWRDFLKLSCHSLSSSDLLSLWPSSPVHLREAAANYAKQTKLLYQLLIGAILESLGILKENNESLKEFEDGSQLLVLNCYPCCPEPDLTLGMPPHSDYGLLTLLLQDEVKGLQIQHQEKWLTVEPILNSFVVNVGDHLEIFSNGRYKSVLHRVLVNSSKSRISVASLHSLPYSCKIQPSPNLINESNPKLYKDTDFATFLEYLSSCEHKSKSFLESRKLTN